GTCCAACGCCGCCGCCGTCATCATGTACGAGGCCCTCAGGCAGATGGATTTTGCCGGCCTGAGGTAAAGGGGCCCCGCTCCTGCACGGAGCCCGACAGTAAAAATATCGATAACATCGAGGAGTAAATTTTGGATCTTTTAAACAACGTAAATATAGACAAGATAAATGCGGCCATCAGGGAAGCCATCCAGACAAAAAAGGAGATATCCTCTCTGAAAAAGGAAGCGCTTCAGATGTCCAAGGACGCCATCGAGCTGGCGGAGAGCGGCAAGAGCGCCGCAGCGGAGGCAGTGCTGTACGCCTCGGCGAGAAAGATCAACAGGATCAAATCCTATCTCCGCACGTCGGTCATATCTCTCCACTTTCAGAGCGATCTCCTGTATTCGGTGGAAAAGGAATACTGCGAGGCAGTCATAGTCTGCTACGTGATGACCAACCGGGAGATCCCCGGCTATGAGGAGCTCAGCGTGGATCCGCTGGTGTTCATCCACAGCTTCGTGGAAGCGGTCAGCGAGCTGGGCAAGATCAACGAAAAGCTGGAAAACAGGAACAGGATCACCGCCAACAAGCTGGCCATGCAGGACATCACCGTCCGTCTGGAGGAGCTGAAGCATTTTGCGGGCAGCGTCACCGGCGACATAGACAACCAGCTGGACAAGCTGCGCCACAAGATCTACACGGGCAAGACCGACGTGGACATCACTCCCGAGGACGCCCTGCTGCTTGCCACCGAGCCCGAAGAGATCCCCGAGCCGGAGATCATCGAGCCGGACACCGAGGCCAACAGGGCCGTCATGACCGAAATGTCCCGGATCATCTCCGGGGTCAAGACTCAGTCCGACTCGGATCTGAGAGACTTCAAGAAGACCTGGACCAAGGTGTCCGAAAACCTGCGCACCGGCCTGATAGAGACCAACAACGGCAAAAAGAGCCCTCAGAGCGACTCTGCCAGGTCCGAGTTTGAGACGGAGGGCCAGACACTGAAGAGCTACAAGGGCAAGAGCCAGACCGTGGAGATACCCAAGGGCATCAGGGTCATCGACGCCAACGCCTTCAGCGGCTGCAAGGAAGTCCAGACCATCAAGATACCCGATTCCGTAGAGGAGATCCGCCCCTACGCCTTCACCAACTGCAAGAATCTGTCCGCCTTCGTGGTCAA
This genomic window from Abditibacteriota bacterium contains:
- a CDS encoding leucine-rich repeat protein — encoded protein: MDLLNNVNIDKINAAIREAIQTKKEISSLKKEALQMSKDAIELAESGKSAAAEAVLYASARKINRIKSYLRTSVISLHFQSDLLYSVEKEYCEAVIVCYVMTNREIPGYEELSVDPLVFIHSFVEAVSELGKINEKLENRNRITANKLAMQDITVRLEELKHFAGSVTGDIDNQLDKLRHKIYTGKTDVDITPEDALLLATEPEEIPEPEIIEPDTEANRAVMTEMSRIISGVKTQSDSDLRDFKKTWTKVSENLRTGLIETNNGKKSPQSDSARSEFETEGQTLKSYKGKSQTVEIPKGIRVIDANAFSGCKEVQTIKIPDSVEEIRPYAFTNCKNLSAFVVNSRNRHFSQAMGVLYNKDKTALICYPSNDKTKHKKRLPDTLTAICEGAFAYCKNLEVLNLTDTITDIHKFAFTHCYNLTIQAPEGSMGWKYAKDHNLLKSDGANRRQQQQSAPQEKPAKPAEPQNDLGYYFREIDSQPAAGGQSEPDETAGTAPGEEPAADVAAETPAADLQASDYEASEAQSEPTEEEPVEEPIEE